A window of Sorex araneus isolate mSorAra2 chromosome 3, mSorAra2.pri, whole genome shotgun sequence genomic DNA:
cagaatcagcccaggttggctgtgtcaAGAGAAACACCAACCCGCTGTCCACTCTCTGGAGGTCCTGAGCAGTGCAAAGAAAGGCTGAGAAGGGGCGCGGCCTTAGGTCGGTCAGTTCCCAGGGCCACCCAGAGCGCACGTTCACAGCACTTGGCCGGATCAAAGAGGACGGGTGTGTCAGTATTGGTTCTTTGCCAAATAAAAGAACCCATGAAACGTGATAGACACATGGCTCGGGCCCGGGCAAGCACTGCAGGGGCCACGCTCGGTGCCCAGCCCATAGCTCTAAGGTGGGGTACCCTAGCTGACCCTCTGTCCCCCATCTGGGATGGAGCAGCTGCAACGGACAGCGGCCTTGGGTGGTCTGTGGTGTTTATCGCACGTGAGTCGAGCACACGGGCCTCACCTTGATGTCGGCCCCCGAGAGGTCGTCTTTGGCCATGATCAAGTCGTCCAGGGTGACGTCGTCGGCCAGCGTCATCCTGCTCGTGTGGATCTGGAAGATGCGCTTCTTGGTCTTCTCGTCGGGCAGGGGGAACTCGATCTTCCTGTCAATGCGGCCTGTGGACACACACGGCTCAGTCCCCGCGGGGCCCCACGGGAGCCTGAGCTAGCCTTCAACAGGAAGCGCGTGACCACtgcggggtgtgtgggggggacaccCCGTGGcaactcaggggctattctcgGCGTGATGCTCGGGAAACTGTGTGGAGCCGGGCgctgagcctgggcctcctgcaaacTCCAGGAGACTCCGCGACCACTCGTGCCTGAAATGCTGCTGCTGCTAATTTCCAAACTGAAAATTACATCTGAATTCATCCCATTTAAGGGGAAGTCTCTGCTCTGGAAATGAAAATTTCCTGACtgcaaataaaatactttagtctattaaaaacattttggagTAAACACACTGGTTGACTATTTCCTTAGGTGCTACCAGCGTAAAAGATAAGCTGAAAcgatcctctttttttttttgcttttttgggtcacacctggcaatgcacaggggtcactcctggctatgcactcaggaattacccctggcggtgctcaggggaccatatgggatgctgggaatcgaacccaggttggctgcgtgcaaggcaaacgccctacccgctgtgctatcactccagcccttttttttttttaagggggggagggtttcaggccacacctggtgatgctcaggggtaaccctggtggtgtttggggaaccatatgggatgctggaaatcgaacctgagttggtcgtgtgcaaggcaaacaccctacctgctgtgctattgctccagccccctgtactaattttttaaaatcgtactaaatgtctttaaattttggggtcaccTCCAGTGATActgaggggctgctcctggctcagtgctcagcaaccatgtggtgccatggatcaaatgcACGCCTCCTGGATGTAAGTGGGCCTCTTGTGCTAGCCTACGAGGTCATCCCGCTAGTTCTCAACGGTTCCAAATCTCTGTGGGGGCTGTTCAGTGCTGGAACACGCATGCACCTGCTCTGTCATGCCCCGGGCCTATCCGTACAAGCATCTTTAGAGAAAATGCTCCTGGGCTTAAAGGGACATGGGAAAGCAGAGGGGTCCCCGCAGCATGGTCTAACTAGCACCTCCTGCTCTTTCCCGGAGTCTCAGGGACCTTCCGTAAGCTGCTGGTCTAAGCCAGTTCTCTCTGGTAAGCGGCAGTGCTGCACCTCCCTGCCGGGGGCGGCTGACCTGGCCTGATGAGCGCCGGGTCCAGGGTCTCGATCCGGTTGGTGGCCATGATGACTTTCACGTCTCCCCGCGAGTCAAACCCGTCGAGCTGGTTCAGCAGCTCCAACATGGTTCTCTGGATTTCTCGCTCCCCTCCAGAGTTGGAGTCGTATCTTCGGAAGGGAAGAGGCACAGGAATGAAGACACAACCGAGCTGCTCACGGGCCACTCCGACGCCGGCACCGGGCGCCTCTCAGGGAGCCCACCCCGGGCTCCACCCGGCCGTGAGGGGATCGGGCTCGGGGCCTCGCGCATGCCAGACACGTGCTCTGCCCCTTGAGAGCTCGAGACCCACCTCAACGTGGGCCTCAGGGCGACCTCCACCCAGTGCCCACCCAATGGCCTTCCCGCCGTGATTCTAGTGTACACACCTTCCCCAGACCCTCCGGGCCAAGCTACTCTCGCTGCAGAGGCCAAACGCCTCACAGCACCCGCCTCAGTGCAGAGACCAACTACCACTGCCACGTCTGCAAGGTTCACTTCCTGGGTCCCCAGACACCCGCGGCACCTGCCCGAGCCTTGGCAGAGTCCCGGGGCCTCGCTTGGGTGACGAAAGCAGGGTCGCGCACCTGCCGGCGGCCAGCAAGCAGGGGGAGGAGCATGGCGGGTAGGAGCGCGGTTACCGTTTTGTCCCGATGGCGTCGATTTCGTCAATAAACACGATGGACGGCGCGTGCTCCTCGGCGACACGGAACAGCTCCCGCACGAGCTTGGGCCCGTCCCCCAGGTACTTCTGGATCAGCTCCGAGCCCACCACCCGCAGGAAAGTGGCCGACGTCTGGTTTGCTACTGCTTTGGCCAGTAAGGTTTTACCtgttaaagaagagaaaaagacaaaaaagggtCTGAGCTCCAAACCTCCGCCAGGACACCGGACGCGGCTGTAAGAGCGGCGGCCCGTGTGGGCAGAAGGCCGTCACGAGCAGGGTCCCCGCTCCCGGCAGGCGCAGGAGCGCCACAGTATCGGGACGCTTGGCTTTTCATagtaagaaaacttttttttttttcaaattactaaaacattttgctaaattttaacttttctccTAAATTCACCATAACATCTGAAAAAAACTGGGTTATTCATACAACTCCGCGTATTCAAGTCAGCCACCTAGACCAGGCTAGAGCAGCCAACTGCTCCAGTGAGACCATCCGTGGGAAGGGACGCGCCCGCCTCCTGAGGCCCCTGCTGAGGGGCCACAGCTGGGACCAGCCGGGACCCTGTCCCACTTGAGAGCGTCGGACACGCCCACACGAGAAGCATCCCCCTCACGCGACAGGAATCACGAGCAGCCACGGCGAAGGGCAAACCATGCGTACCTGTGCCGGGTGGGCCGTAGAGAATGACCCCCTTCGGGGGCTTGATGCCCATCTCCTCATAGTACTCGGGGTGCGTGAGTGGGAGCTCCACAGATTCCTACAGACAACAGACTGCATCAGAATAGGAAGGTGACCCACCCCACTCTCTGGCGCTAGAAGCAACGGCCATTTCCATGACAGCAGGACCTCCTGGGATGTCCATCCCAGGCGAggtcccagcacccacccccttTCGCTCCCCTAGACATCTGCCCCGAGGCACATTTAAGCCCTTAATGAGCGAGGAAAAGGAGCGTGGGAAAACTAACGCACTTCAGTCCGACTACAGACACAACCAGGTAAGTTCCTGACAGTGGTGACCACTTAGGGACATGATGGCTCCCCAGCAGGGACCTGTGACAGAGCCGAGCCAAACAGAGTCCGACCGGCACCGAAATCCCCGGAGTGCGGGCCTGCAgctgtcctgagcacctctgggccaCCCGCGCCCTCGCCCCAGCCCACACGGCCCTAGGGCTATCCAGGTGACCACAACTGGTCAACAGTATCCTTCACGGACACCGAGAGGATCAcgggagtgaaatgagtcacagagaggcagacacagaatgatcgcactcatttgcaggatatgggggaaaaaaagtataaaactgaTCCCCCAAAtgcagtagaaatgagggccaggaaagAGGGTTttcacagaggggagggcagtcaggacagagaagggcccACGATGATGATGACAGTTGGCAATGACCACTCTGGaaaaactgagtactgaaaggaggGCAGGTGAGATGCACGATACCCTTTCAGCAACTACTACAAACCACGGTGCTGAAAAggaaaagggggggtgggggggaggaaagagaaggaaagtgtctgccatagaggcgggggagggaaactggggacactggtggtgggaaatgcacgctggtgaagggacgggggtTGGACCTTAATATAACTGAAACTTactcaggaacaactttgtaactgtgttatcTCACGGCGACACCAAAAGCCCCAAAACAACCCTGTTCATGCAgcagtcactgagcactgcccctGGCTGCCCGGGGGCTGCTTCTCCACGGCGGGATTAACAGACACAAGGGCCGTGACAGGCAAGCAGCGCGGCAGGAATGTCTGGTCACTGCAGCACCACCACCGTATCTGGCGCAGGGCCGCGCCCGCCAGGGGGCTGCAGGAGCCCCTGCTGGCTGGGACCCACCTTTATTTCCTGGATCTGGTTGTCCAAGCCCCCAATATCGGCGTAGGTCTCCTGGGGCGCCTTCTCCACCTTCATCACGGTGACCAGGGGGTCCGTGTCATCCATCAGCACCCCGATCACGGCGTGCACCTGGCGGGACACAGGGAGCGCGTGAGGGCCCGACGGGGGCGAGAGGACGCGGGGCAGAGGAAGCGGAGACGCCACTGACCTTGTGGTTGAGCAGGACGGAGCAGCCGGGCTCCAGCAGGTCCTTGTCCACGAAGGAGAGAATGCTGACGTAGTGCTCTGAGCCCACAGACGTGGACACGATGGCGTGGTTGTCATCTATGATCTCCTCCAAGGTCCCCACGGACATTGGGGTCCCCCTCAGGTCATCCACCTTTGACCTCTCCTCCTACGGAAGGCCGTGGCGAGAGGAAAGCAGGTGAGACCTCGAGGGAGCGGGCCCCGGGCTGGGCCTGGAAGAGGTGCttgtaccaattttttttttattattttaaagtagggGCCACCCCCAGGGGTGCCACCCCTGGCCACAGTTTCCCGGCAGTCAGTGTTCGGGGCCTGGTcgtgctccaggaaccatgctGTGCGGGGTCACGCCCAGGGCAGGTCAGGTGCTACCCCGGGAAGCCAGAACAACTGATGCTTTTCAAAGGAAGCTTGTGATTGGGCGAAGTGGAAAGGGTTCGACTGCCAGGCCGCACCTCCTCACTGAGAGTTTGATTCGTGTCAGGCAGGATTAGTCCTGGCTTACCTCCTGTTTCTCCTCCAGAGGCTTCATCTGTTCCTGATTCCGAATGAACTCCTCCTCCATGAGAAGGTAGTCTTTGATTCTCTCCAACTTCAGTAATTTCAACCGGCACTGGGTGTGAGGGGTCACTGCAATTAAAACACAGAGTGCATTTCTGAAGTCCTGATGAATTCATTcttaggaataaaaaaaaaaaaaagtcaagactCAAACATCGGGAGACTTTAGCTGAACAGACTGAACACTTCAGAGTCTGGTGACCCTACGCGAGGGAACACTGAACAACCAAGGGGACACGTCAGAAATAAAGATGACGCGCATGAGCTAAAGGGTCCACGCCAACCAACTGCCCACGGCCAGAAGGATCCGCGAGAGACACACGAGGCAGCCCGTGCTCTTCCACAGGTGCTCATAAAATATACACTCACAACTTAGTATACAGATGGCACCCACTAACTATTCACCAAGTCGTAACACTGTGACATTACGACTAGTAACACTGGAGCAAGCGTGTTTTCCCCACATTCCTTTCCTCTGATTAGAGGTTTCACACTGCTCCTTGAGAACTTGACATTTATTTGACAAGTCTGCCACTCATGTGTGGTTTCCGCGTCTCCTGACTTACTCACAGGTCTCGTCTCCCCTATGGTTAAATAAATATATCCctgatttctcatttatttttatttgtatttctataaCCATCTGGCACAAAGGGTGGATTAATTCAAAATTTCTCTCAATAGCAAATGAAATATGCCAATCATCTGGAGTAAGCAACCCCTCTCATCCACAGTAACGGAAACGCCTCCTCTGTCACCTCCTAATAACTGTCCATGGGATTTGACTGTTTCTGGACTTTCTACTTTCTTCTCACAATCTGATGGTCTAATCTGTATTGGGAGCACACGGATTCTCTCATCAGTGAATGGGCCTTCTTAACAGGCCACTCCGAACCAAGCGGTATTTTCATTTCAGCAAGCAGGGCCTGTCTGGAGGGGAGGAAGTctgagggagaagcaggcagcaGAGAACGAAGTCTTGTTGGTAGAGGGAAGTAATGGGCAAGCGTGCCCTTTTCAGAAGAACCCAGAGactgaggcagggcagggggtggcagggaagggagtggggcagaggccagagagggggTCTGGGCCAGGTGACCTGCTTCCATTCGGTCTGTGTTCAAAGGGAGTCCAGGACTTGACATTCAGACTTGGCTTGACATAATTTCTGATACAAGAGCATCCCATTTCCTCATGAAATCAATGTGCTCCTAGGTTATTCAAGCTGAAGTTTTCAAATCTCACACtgtcctttgtttattttggtttgggggccacacatgtgactgtacttctggctctttgctcagggatcactcctggcaatggaTTCTGTAGGAGtgcagaggatcgaacccaggtcagctgcatgcaaaagccccacctctccagcccctaacactgTATTTTTAATACACTGTATTTACAAGCAATtagtggactttttttttttctttttgggtcatacccagccatgctcagggattgctcctggctctgcactcaggaattactcctggcggtgctcggggggaccgtatgggatacaggggatcgaacccagacggctgcatgcaaggcaaatgccctacccattggactatcactccagccccttaatggaCTTTCTTAAGCTGAGACATAATTAAATACTGTCCACAGTTACAAATTCAGCGTGGAGGACGTGGTTCACAAGTCAGTGAGGAGAGTGACAGAGCAAGAGTTACACACATCCCTTATCTCCTGGCCCGCACCCAGACCTCGAAACTACACACAGACCGTCCCCGCGCGGCAGTGCCAGGAGACGCGCCCTACCCAGTGGCAGCTTGCTGGCAGCATCTGGtccctttgttttcttcttcttcttccccactCGAGTTGGTACAGGAGGttcgtatttctttttcttgtcctaGGGGTTTTAGAACAGccgggggacgggggtgggggagaaaaacCAATCAAATGGAAATCCTATTAATGCACTAACTTATTTCTGTAGGACAACCAACGATTTCCAATGATTTCCCTTTTAAGATGCTACAAAAAAAACtggaatttcttttataaaaaaaaatcaggtcttACATTCCTATCACATTACTTTGTgagtataactttttaaaattttaaactatatacAATGATTATTCCATGAGAGGGAGTGAGGTCAGAATTCAAAGTTTATATTCAAAGTCTGGTGCTGGGTCACCTGAGAACTCTTCAGAGCTCAAGATATTCAATACTACGTTACAGGCAATTAACACTTCTATAATGTTACTATTTACAACAAGCTTAAATTTCTTAACTCATAAATACCTATGTGATAGCTACACCAGTAACTCACTCCAGAACATGAAAAGGCTACTGCAGCTGTGGGCTAGGCTGGTCTAATTTCAGGGGAACTTATTTTGCAGTTTAAAACTGATGAATCCTCAGAGCTTCTGATGAACTGCATGGTCACACCTTTTCGAATTTACTCATATCACACATGTTTGgccttttaagaaaattaattctgTAACAGGCGCCACCTGACAGAGTTCAAGGGacggtgcagtgctggggacggaacccgggcCCCCCCTCATGCACGGCCTGTGCTTGGCCCTGCAGCTCTCTTCCTAGGTCCTTCCTGTGCAGTCTGGCTTATTTACCTTGTCATCCTTCTTGCCACCTCCAGGACCATGTCCCCCGCTTTggctttgaccctgaaagagaaaTCAGAGATATCAATTTAGTTATCACTCCAAAGCAGCAGCCTTACTGCCCGGTGATTCTGCGACACCAACATTCCTCGTCACTTGAACATTTTGGGACTCAAGGCACCtttcgggggccggggggccgctTCAGCAGGAGAGCACGTGCCCAGGTGAgtgggcctggccctgacccaCGGCACGGCCAGCAGGCCCACAAGCCACACCCCGACCTCCACCCATCCCTTTGAGAAAGGTACGGGGTTTGAAATAATATCAACTATTTCACTAAAACCACCAAGAATGTATTTGATGAAATTAGGCCACAAACGTTAAATCATTTCTCATAGTCAATTATCATTTACAACTGATTCCTTATTACGATCCAGAAACTTGTTTCAACAGCAACACACACCTCACATCACCGAAGCCCCAGAGTCTAAGCAGCTCTTGTTTATTCGAAAGGGGAGGgggtcagggccacacctggtggtgctcagggctcaatcccggtcctgtgctcagagactagtcctggtgctgttcaggggaccggatgtggggcggggggatcacgcctggggtcagccgtgtgcaaggcaagtgccttacccctgtactccGCCTTGGATAGTACACTCCTGGCACTGATTTTGGGAGCTGAATCGCATTAAGGAATTTGAGCACGTTTGCAAAGTATACCACACGAGGAATCGCCTCGCGCTGAGACCCAGTCAGAAAAGAGAGGACACCAGTGGCTGCGGGACGCGGAGAAGACGGAACTGCCACGCAGAGCAGATGGCAACGCGAAAGGCTGCGAACGGCAGGGAAAGCAGTCGGAGGGCCCGCAGGAAGTTCCAATTCCACTTCGAGACTGATTTGAAGGAAACAAAAGACCAAGCACCAGCTACGCACACCCCGGGATGCTGTCCTCTGGCTCGGGGCTGGGTAAGAGGCCACGCTGCCAAGACCACACACAGCACATTCGAACACGCTGAAAGGTCACTTCAGAGAAGGGCAGAGAATCCCGACGCTTGCAACAGTATggcggggcctgcggggcctGGCACTTGGTAAAGGAAATCAGCAAAGACAAATCGCCGTGATTCCTTTCGTGTGGTCTCTTCAAGACAAGGCTCCAAACAGCCCACAGGTCCAGGGAACAGACTGGAGGTTGCCAGAGCAGAGGCGGGAACTGGTGGGAAGGGTCGAAAGGGACAGACTCCCAGCGATAAGCACGCCAAGGACAGCGTGGGGACCGCAGAGAGCAGCACTATACTGCGGTGTGGGAGGAACGGAAAGAGCCTCAACTCCTCGGCACGCGACAAGACTTTGGGCCAGAcgagagtacagcaggaaggcactggccttacacaggggtgacccaggctcaatcctcagtaccccaaatggtcccccaggcctgccaggagtgattcttgagcagagtcaggagtaagccctgagcactgctgggtgcagcaaaaaaggggggggggaaattaCAGTATGTGTGATAATGATGCAAACAAACTTAGCACAATCTGCAATACATACATTTATCAAATCACTGtggattttaaaataacaatgccattggtggggggatgggtacttgaccattgcacgactgaaatgcaagcacgaaagtttgtaagtctgtaactgtacctcacggtgattcacaaataaaattttttttaaaataataataatgtcaattataacttaatttttaaaagcaatattaAGAACTCACTGGGATCTCTGCGTTTGAAATAGACCCTTTAGCTAGAGGGTATTGCTCAGCACAGTAATAACTCAGGAATGAGGgggttttgtttgtctggggccattcctgacagtgctcagggattactcctggctctgtgctcagggattattccggGTGATGCATGGGgaatcatacgggatgccagggaacaaacccagggcagctgcatacaaggcaagcaccccatcctctttctttttctccagctCTAGAAACGAGGGCACTTTAAACACCAGAGACGGTGATACCCGATCAGAGGGTCTTAATGCCCTCCAATAATTTCCACAGGTATCTCATATAATACATCATGTTGCCAATACAGAGGGTCAGGACAGCGGGTAAGCTACTTGCTGACTGctgaccagttttttttttttttttggctttttgggtcacaccgggcgatgctgaggggtcactactcctagctctgcactcaggactcactcctggcggtgctcaggaactatatgggatgctagggatcaaacccggtcggcctcgtgaaaggcaaatgcaccacccactgtactatcgctcaggccccgccAACTGGGTTTCAATCTCCATCACCACATACTGGGTCACCTGGGAACCGCCAaaggtgacccctgaacacagaggcaggagtaaaccccgagcactgccaggctttgatccccagtGAAAGCTCATGTATCTGAAGAGCAGAGGTCGAATACATTTCCCCACTAGCAGGATTCTTTGTACTTTTCCTTGAGTGAAGGAAGAGCTCTGAGAAACCGAGGAACAGAATGTCACACTGAAATGGACTCTCCAAGGCTGTGGATGGTTACTTTCACCTCTGAAGGCAGGAAACTGGATGTCTGGGGCAGCTAATATTTGGGGGTGCTATGAGCTATATtcaatccctgaatgaacgatttgagactcttcctgttcctggagcaagcagatatcattgggctgcactagctgacagggacaaatggagacgttactggcgcccgctcgagcaaatcaaagatcaactacaagtgatacaagtaaagtgATGAGCCGTACTGAACAGTTTCCTCGGCGGTCTCATTAACTCCACACAATTCTCTCAGTGCTCCTATTTTCCAGGCAAGGAACTGGCACAAACGGGAAGCACCGCAGAACTGGTTGGCCCAGGGGCTCAGCTGCCTGGGGAGACCCGTCACTGTCACCGTCTGGAGCCTTGGGGTCCCACTCTACACAGCGGGGCTCTCACGAGTTCCTACTTGGTCCCGAAGACACAGGCGCCCATGTAAGACACTTAGCATCTCCGCTCTCGGGAACTACTGGTCACACAGCACTACTCACGGATAACCAGCATCAGCATCAAGATGTTAACGGGCGGCCCGGTTACCCGTTCTGGGCTCCGATGGAGTCCAGCCACTCTTGCCCGCGCTTATCACAATCAAGGCCTGCGGCCCTTTTGGACCCTCAGAGCAGAGCTCCACTGCTCTGAATCCTTATCCGGGTCTTCCTCAGACCCCAGCCTctcaccccaggcccccagctcctTTCTCTGCTCCCCCAGCAAATGACAGCGGGTGACCTTCCCAACTTCCTTCTTCGAGAACTGGTCGCGGCTCCACAGCAAATCCTGGGCAGTGCCGCGCCCCTGGCCCTTCCGAAAGCGGCTCCAACCTTTCCAGGCTACCATCTTCCTTTTCCGAGACGGGCAGACCAGGCCTCagtggagggtgcttgcctgtgtGACCGTCTCGGAGCAGGGCCACATGGAATACTTTTGGATGCGCGGTGTCGGCAGGGGTCCACATCCTCCCGCCGACCGGGGAAGTACAAAGTGCTCCCCGAGGTGGGGCTAGCACAGAGTCGGGTCTCAGGGTCTCAGGCACGGCCACCTAAGGTGCCTCATGtgactcccttcctcccctctgccAAAGGGTGGGTGTGATCCTCAGGGGGGTCACGGGTCCCCTGCAGGGAACGTCAGGAGCAACAAAGAAACATAGCCAAGAGCAACGCCAGCTCCTGTGCCTGGGGGTCAGCCCGAGCCCCACACGGCACAGTggcctgggggcgtgggggggtggcCCTGTTGGCCTGGTGGGCACTTCCCTGGGCAGTCCAGGTGGCCAGTCCAGGTGGCCAGTCCATGTGGTCAGTCCAGGGTCCCCGACTCCATGGCAACAGTGCGGGAAGGGGCCTCAGGGACAGAAGTAGGGGCACTTGCACACACTgtgcacacaccatacacacacacacactgcacgtACACTGTACAAACACATTGCACACACGGTATACACACTGTACACACACTGTATACGCTGCTAACACACCCACTACACACACtgtacacacactacacacaagaatgtacaaacacacacgctgtacacacactacacacaagAATGTACAAACACACACGCTGTACACACACTGAGCAAACACACACTATACACATACATACCGTACGCTTACACTGTACACATACACAGTATACACTGTACACTCACgcatcacacacacactgtacacacactgcacacacacctacacacacagtgAGCACACGCataccatacacatacacaccatacacTCATACTGTACATATACCCAATACACActgtatactcacacacactgtgAACACACACCGTACACACACTGTGAGCGCACACACCGTACACACACACCGTACACTCACAGTGAACACACACCGTACACACACCgtacacacacactgcacacactgtatactcacacacacagtgaacacacacacacacacacacacacacacacacacacacgtcctcgCCCTGCGGGGGGAGGCCCGGCCGCGCCCCGGGGACCCCGCACCCGGCTCGGGGCCCTTGGCCGCCCCCCGGGGGATCGCGCCGCGCCCGGAGGACGAGCCCGGACCCCGCTcggagccccccggcccccgcccggcccgcggcgCCCCCGGACGCCCGCCCGGCCCGACCCCCGGACGAAGCCCTGAGTCACTCACCATCTTGCCTCGGCTGCTCCCGCGGCCGCTGCCGGAAGTGCGGCCGCCCCGGCGGCCCGTCAGAGCGGAAGTCGCGGGGCGCGCTACGGAAGCCGGGAGGGACCAAATCCCGTGCGCACCGAATCGCGCTTCTGCAAATACCTTGGGACGATCTAACGCAACTAGCACGATGTAAAAGCTCTCTATTTAacttaagagggaaaaaaaaaagggggggggatttCCTCGCAGTTATTAGGCATTTCCAGCAAGGCAATTACCGCGACTGTCAATAAACTAAGACCATTGTGAAAATATGAAGTgcgggacaggagagagagaccagTAAAATAGTCGAGCACCTTTGACGCTGACCTCGCAAGCAGAAgacagttcagtccctggcaccacggggAGTGAcccgctgagcacagagacacGTGTAGCCTCTGAACACAccaaaaggaaatacaaaatatTCAGGAGATGCAAAAACCGTAAACGGATGCAATAGGGCGCACAGATTAAATACAGctcacggggccggagcgatagcacagcgggtagggcgtttgccttgcttgcacgcggccgacccgggttcgatccccggcatcccatatggtcccccaagcaccgccaggagtagttcctgagtgcaaagccaggagtaacccctgagcatcgctgggtgtgacccaaaaagcaaaaaaaaaaaaatacagctcaCATTTGGATTTGGACCTGAGGTCCTAATTTACAGTGAGATTAAGCAAACCTACCTAATTCCGTCTCCTCTCCTTGTAAATAAACAACATGTCAATTAagtcaaacaaacaagcaaaaatcatACCTGGGTAGACGGGGACTCCAAAACTTGAATGTTACTTTTGGGCATCAATATTTAAGGAACTAACTGATCTCTTGAATTAAACTGGTCTTCTGAGAGTATTTGTCTAATGAGAAATTTTTTGAAGGGGGTCCTCCCAAGTGGCACGGGAGACACCTTGTTACATtcagtgctccagccctgtgggtgCTACGAAGAACCAGGCCCACTCACCAGTAGGGGTTCTTGGGGCCcagacccagcagtacttggggtcTCCAGAGGTACATCTCGTGGTGTCCT
This region includes:
- the PSMC1 gene encoding 26S proteasome regulatory subunit 4, with translation MGQSQSGGHGPGGGKKDDKDKKKKYEPPVPTRVGKKKKKTKGPDAASKLPLVTPHTQCRLKLLKLERIKDYLLMEEEFIRNQEQMKPLEEKQEEERSKVDDLRGTPMSVGTLEEIIDDNHAIVSTSVGSEHYVSILSFVDKDLLEPGCSVLLNHKVHAVIGVLMDDTDPLVTVMKVEKAPQETYADIGGLDNQIQEIKESVELPLTHPEYYEEMGIKPPKGVILYGPPGTGKTLLAKAVANQTSATFLRVVGSELIQKYLGDGPKLVRELFRVAEEHAPSIVFIDEIDAIGTKRYDSNSGGEREIQRTMLELLNQLDGFDSRGDVKVIMATNRIETLDPALIRPGRIDRKIEFPLPDEKTKKRIFQIHTSRMTLADDVTLDDLIMAKDDLSGADIKAICTEAGLMALRERRMKVTNEDFKKSKENVLYKKQEGTPEGLYL